GCAGGCGATGTTTGGCGCGGCGCAGCCGTTTTGCGCTGGCGATATCGCGCGACAGAAATACCGACAGCGCCAGCCGCAGGTTATTCATTAGCTGCTCATGCAGCTGCTCCAGCTCTTTTAGCCCTTCCGGTGAAAAAGCGCGACGCGCAGCCAGTGACTTATCGGCTACGTCGCCGCTCATGCGTTCAATAATATCGCCCGCCTGCTCCAGATTCAGCGCAGTTTCAATGATTTCAGCCCAGCGGCGCGAGTCCTCTTCCGGCAGATCCTCTTTTGGCATCCGCGCCAGGTAAAGTTTGATGGCGGTATAGAGCACATCCACATCATCATCCAGCCGCCGTATTTCACGATCCTGACGCGGTTCACCGTGAATAACCTTACTGAAGTTAAACATCATCAACTCCAATACATCGCCCATGCGCAGCGTTTCACGCGCCGCATTTGCCAGCGCCAGCGCGGGGGTATCGAGCGCGCTGCGATCGAGATGTTTCGGCTTCAGACGTGCGTCATTCTCCTGATCGTCCCGGATCAGCCGTTTACACAAGCGCGCCATTGGATCGGTGAAGGGCACCATAATTACGCAGCGGATCAGGTTGTAGAAGACATGAAAGAAAATTACCAGCTCTTCATCATGAACCGGCAACCTGTCAAGCCAGGGTGCCAGCACATGTATAAAAGGCAGTACCAGCACGCAGCCGATAGCTTTAAACAACAGGCTGCCAAGCGCCACGCGCTTCCCGGCGGCGTTAGAGCCACTGTTATTGAGCATCGCCAGCAGGCCGCTACCAAGGTTAGCGCCGATAACCAGGCACAGTGCTACCTGAAAGGAAATGACGCCGGTTGCCGTTAAGGTGGCCGTCAGCAGCACCGCCGCCAGGCTGGAATAGCTGATAATGGCAAATACCGCGCCGATCAGCGCATCCAGCATGATATCGCCGGTTAGCGACGAGAAAAGAACCTGCACGCCCGATGCCTGAGTAATCGGGCGTGCCGCCTCGACCACCAGCTGTAGCGCCAGCAGAATCAAGCCTAAGCCGATACTGGCCCGCCCCAGCTGACCGGCACGCGACTGTTTACGCCCAAGGAAAAATACCACGCCAAAGAAGATAAATAGCGGCGATAGCCAGGAGAGATCAAAGGTCAGCACGCGCGCCATGATCGCCGTCCCGACATCAGCGCCGAGGATAATAACCAAAGCGGGCGTTAGCCCTACCAGGTTTTGTGCCACGAATGAAGTGACTAACAGCGTGGTAGCATTGCTGCTCTGCACCAGCGCCGTCACGCCAATACCGGCGATAAAAGCCATCGGTTTTTTTTCTACGCTGCGGCTTAGCACGCGCCGCAGATCCGCACCGTAAACGCGCATAATACCGGTACGGACAATATGCGTGCCCCATACCAGTAACGCGACGGCGGAAAGTAAATTAAGCAGAGTTAACACAACTATCCACTCCTTCGTGCCGGACTAAAGCAGCATTGGTTGCCAGCCCGACAGAAAAAATCAACAAATGAAGGAAATGCCTGCCCTTTAAGCACACCACGGCGGCATATTTTTAGCTTATTTTTCAGGCAAGTTAATACTGGCGGCACTATAAATGTAGACCAATAGCGACGAGTGGCAGGTAAAGTTAAGTCCGGTTGCGGGCGGTTAACGGTAAAGAAGTTATCCGCCAGCCGGAGCTGGCGTGCAGGAACCCATTTTCAGGATAAGCGATAAGGCCAGCTGGTGAAGCTGACCTGATACCGCGTCTTAATCCGCATCATAGCCGAGATGCGAAGCCAGCCAGCGCTCGACTTCGCTGACCGCCATTCCTTTACGCTGCGCATAATCCTCAATCTGATCGCGTTGCAGCTGCGCCACGGCAAAGTAGCGGCTGTCAGGATGGCTGAAATACCAGCCGGAAACCGAAGCGCCGGGCCACATGGCGAAAGATTCCGTCAGCTTCATACCGGTATGGCGCTCTACCTCCAGCAGCTGCCAGATGGTGGCTTTCTCGGTATGTTCCGGACAGGCGGGATAGCCAGGAGCCGGACGGATTCCCTGATAGTTCTCGCGGATCAGTTCTTCGTTGCTAAGATTTTCATTGGCCGCGTAGCCCCAGATAACCTTACGCACCCGCTCATGCAAATATTCGGCAAAGGCTTCCGCCAGACGATCGGCCAGCGCTTTCACCATAATTTTATTGTAATCGTCGTGCTGGCGCTCCCAGGCCTGTGCCAATGCATCTTCTTCCAGGCCGCCGGTTACGGCAAAAGCGCCAAGGTAGTCCGCCTTTCCGCTCGCTTTCGGCGCGATAAAATCCGCCAGGCAATAGTTTGCAAAGCCTACCTTCTCCGTTTGCTGACGCAAATGGTGGCTGATGGCGATAACCTGCGTGCGTGACTCATCACGATAGATTTCAATATCATCGCCTACACGGTTAGCTGGAAAGATGCCTACCACGCCGCGTGGCGTCAGGCTGCCCTCAGCGCTCAGCCGATCCAGCATGGCATTGGCGTCGGCAAACAGCCGCTGCGCCTCTTCTCCAACAACCTCATCTTCCAGAATGCGCGGGTATTTCCCTGCCAGAGACCAGGTCATGAAAAAGGGCGTCCAGTCAATATAGTGACGTAGCGTTTCAATAGAGGCCCGCACTTCACTAACGCCCAGTCGATGCGCCACCGGCGGCGTGTAGTGCGCCCAGTCGAAGGCGAAATCATTTTCCCGCGCCGCCTGGAGCGTTACCGGCGGCGTGCGCGGCTTTTTACGCGCGTGCTGTATGCGCACCGTTTCATACTCTTTACGCGTGCGGGCAACAAAATCATCGTGCTGCGTAGGCGACAGCAGTGCAGAAACGACGCCTACGGTACGCGAAGCATTCTGCACATAGACCGTCGGGCCGCTGTAGTTCTGCTCAATTTTCACTGCGGTATGCGCTTTTGATGTGGTCGCGCCGCCAATCAGCAGCGGCAGCGTAAAGCCCTGGCGCTCCATCTCTTTGGCGACGTTAACCATCTCATCCAGCGAAGGCGTAATCAGCCCCGACAGGCCAATAATATCTGCCTTCTCTTCGCGCGCGGTCTTAAGAATTTTTTCTGTCGGCACCATTACGCCGAGATCGATAATTTCATAATTGTTGCACTGCAATACCACGCCAACGATATTTTTACCGATATCATGCACATCGCCTTTTACCGTCGCCAGCACGATCTTGCCGTTACTGCTGCCGACCGCCTTGCTGGCCTGAATATAGGGTTCCAGCCAGGCCACCGCCTGCTTCATGACGCGTGCCGATTTCACCACCTGCGGCAGAAACATCTTCCCTTCGCCGAAGAGATCGCCAACGACATTCATCCCGGCCATCAGTGGTCCTTCGATCACTTCAATAGGCCGATCGGCTTCCAGACGCGCCGCCTCGGTATCCTCTTCGATAAATTCGGTGATACCTTTAACCAGCGAATATTCCAGCCGCTTCGCCACGTCCCAGCTGCGCCATTCCGCCTGCGGTTTACTGCTCTCATCATCGCTTTTACTGCCGCGATATTTCTCCGCCAGATCCAGCAGGCGCTCGGTGCCGTCGGCGCGTCGGTTTAAAATAACATCTTCAACCGCATCGCGCAGTTCAGTGGGCAGATCGTCATAAATAGCCAGCTGACCGGCGTTGACGATGCCCATATCCATACCGTTGCGGATGGCGTAATAGAGGAATACCGCGTGAATAGCCTCGCGTACCGGGTCGTTTCCGCGAAATGAGAATGAAACATTGGAGACGCCGCCAGAGATCAGCGCGTGCGGGAGCTCGCGTTTAATATCCTCGCAGGCACCGATAAAATCCATCGCATAGTTGTTATGCTCATCGATGCCGGTGGCAACCGCAAAGATGTTGGGATCGAAAATAATATCTTCCGGCGGGAAACCCACCTCTTCTGTCAGGATCTGATAAGCCCGACGACAGATTTCAATTTTACGTGCCCGCGTGTCCGCCTGGCCTTCTTCATCAAAGGCCATAACCACCATCGCCGCGCCGTAACGCCGCACCAGCCGCGCATGTTCAATAAAGGCAGCAACGCCCTCCTTCATCGAGATGGAGTTGACGATGCCTTTCCCCTGGATGCAGCGTAAGCCTTTTTCGATCACTTCCCATTTGGAGGAATCGATCATAATCGGCACGCGGGCAATATCCGGCTCGCCAGCAATCAGGTTCAGGAAGCGCACCATCGCCGCCTCAGCGTCGAGCATGCCCTCATCCATATTGATATCGATGATTTGCGCACCGTTTTCTACCTGTTGCCGTGCGACATCCAGCGCCTCGCTATATTTCTCTTCTTTGATCAACCGCTTAAATTTGGCCGAACCGGTAACGTTGGTACGCTCGCCGACGTTAACAAACAGCGAGTCAGCGCCGATATTTAACGGCTCAAGGCCGGAAAGACGGCAGGCTACCGCTAGCTGTGGAAGTTTACGCGGCGCTACGCCGTCCACCGCACGGGCCATAGCGGCAATATGTGCGGGCGTGGTACCGCAGCAGCCGCCAACGATATTAAGAAAGCCAGCGCGTGCCCATTCGCTGATCTGCTCAGCCATGACCGCGGCATCCAGATCGTATTCGCCAAAGGCGTTAGGCAACCCGGCGTTGGGATGCGCGCTAACGCAGCATTCAGCAAGACGAGACATTTCCGCCACGTACTGACGCAGTTCATCCGGCCCCAATGCGCAGTTCAAACCAAACGACAGCGGTTCAGCATGGCGCAACGAGTTATAAAAGGCTTCGGTTGTCTGACCCGACAGCGTGCGTCCGGAAGCATCGGTAATGGTGCCAGAGATCATCAGCGGCAGCGTGACGCCCAGCGCTTCAAATTCACTTTGGATCGCGAAAATGGCGGCTTTGGCGTTTAACGTGTCAAAAATGGTTTCGATCATCAACAGATCGACGCCGCCCTCAATCAGCGCACGCGTGGATTCGCGATAGGCGGTAACCAGCTGCTCAAAGGTGATATTACGAAAGGCGGGATCGTTAACGTCAGGCGAAATAGAGCAGGTGCGGTTAGTCGGGCCCAGCACGCCAGCCACATAGCGTGGACGATGCGGTGTCTTAGCGCTCCATTCGTCAGCGCAGGCGCGGGCGAGCTTTGCGGCGGCATAGTTAATTTCTGCCGACAACGACTCCATCTGGTAATCCGCCATGGCGATCGTGGTGGCGTTAAAGGTGTTGGTTTCCAGAATATCGGCACCAGCTTCCAGATAGGCGCAGTGAATAGAACGTATGATCTCTGGCTGCGTCAGTACCAGCAGATCGTTATTTCCCTTCAGATCGCTGGGCCAGTCGGCAAAGCGCTCACCGCGGTAATCCTTTTCCTCCAGCCGATAGCTCTGGATCATGGTGCCCATACCGCCATCCAGCACCATAATGCGCTGTGCCAGCTGCTGATGCAGCGTATCGATTCTGTTATTCACTCTTATTTCACCTGTCTCATCATTCTTATTACCGTCTACGAATCGGGAAAACGACTCCGTAGATCACGCTGTTTTTATTAATAGTTATAAGAGCCAGCGTGTCGTAACGGTGAGTTGCTGCGCACTTTCACTGGCAACGCTTTTTTACCTAGTCGAGCGTGGGATTCATATGCCGTAAATCGTAAGGTGTGATCTGGTAAACGTAATAGTTAAGCCAGTTAGAGAACAGCAAATTACCGTGGCTGCGCCAGCTGGCGCGCGGCGGCAATGTCGGATTATCTTGTGGAAAATAATTACAGGGAATAACCGGATTTAGACCGGCTTCGCAGTCACGCTGATATTCACCCGCCAGCGTTAGCGCATCATATTCCGGATGGCCGGTGACAAAAGCCAGGCGTTTATCTTTGCTGCCTAACAGATAAGGTCCTGCCAGCTCAGATTCAGCGAAGATTTCCAGATCGGTATAGTCCCTGATGAGCTGTGCAGGAAAATCGGCATAGCGCGAATGTGGAGCAAGGAAGGTATCGTCGAAACCACGAGTCAACAACGCATGCGGTTGCAGCGTTTGATGTTCATAGACGCCTGACAGCTTGGTAGCCCTGGTCTGTTTTGGGAGACCGTAGAGGATGTTGAGCGCGGCCTGTACCGCCCAGCAGACAAACAGGGTTGAGGTGACATGCTCTTTAGCCCAGTGCAGTACGCGCTGGATCTGTGGCCAGTAGGCGACATCCTGAAAATCCACCAAACCTAACGGGGCACCGGTCACTATCAGGCCATCAAAGTTATCATGAGCGATATCTTCAAAGTTGCAGTAGAAGTTATTGAGGTGCTCCATAGGCGTATTACGCGATTCACGACTGTCGATACGCAACAGCTGAATATCAATTTGTAGCGGCGAGTTGGAAAGCAGGCGCAAAAACTGATTTTCTGTCTCGATCTTTTTCGGCATCAGATTCAGTACCAGCACTTTGAGCGGTCGAATTTCCTGAACGCTGGCGCGGGAATGGGTCATGACAAACACATTCTCATTACGCAGACAGTTTACGGCTGGTAGTTCATCGGGTACCCGAATCGGCATAACCTGTTTTCCTCACAACACACGTTTATACGTTTAGACATCCAGATGCCTAAAAATAACCTGTGGCGTGTAAAATGTCGAGTCTTCAGGCAGAAATTGAAAATGTTTCATACAAAACGGCATAAGCGGAATAACGGAGCTAAAAAAACATGAAATTGGTTATAGAAAAAATCGGAAAAGGCTGGTCAGGAAAGGTGGGATTGATCTGTTGATCAGAAAAACAGGGTGAAAATTTTCCCGGCAGGAAAAAGGAAAGGAAAACCTGGATATTGCAGAGACGAAAAAGCCCCGGCTTTCGCCGGGGCTCCGTCGTTTGTTTGATGCCTGGCAGTTCCCTACTCTCGCATGGGGAAGCCCCACACTACCATCGGCGCTGCGGCGTTTCACTTCTGAGTTCGGCATGGGGTCAGGTGGGACCACCGCGCTCTCGCCGCCAGGCAAATTCTTGTCGCCGGAACGCGCTTTTACCCGCTCCCGCTTGATGCTTTAATCCGGTGAACAAACTGAAAATTCTCGCGTCTCTCTCTTTCCCCAAAACGCTTCCGGCGTTGTAAGGTTAAGCCTCACGGGTCATTAGTACCGGTCAGCTCAACGCATCGCTGCGCTTACACACCCGGCCTATCAACGTCGTCGTCTTCAACGTCCCTTCAGGAGGCTCAAAGGCCTCAGGGAAGACTCATCTCGAGGCAAGTTTCGTGCTTAGATGCTTTCAGCACTTATCTCTTCCGCACGTAGCTACCGGGCAGTGCCATTGGCATGACAACCCGTACACCAGCGGTGCGTTCACTCCGGTCCTCTCGTACTAGGAGCAACCCCTCTCAGTCTTCCAGCGCCCACGGCAGATAGGGACCGAACTGTCTCACGACGTTCTAAACCCAGCTCGCGTACCACTTTAAATGGCGAACAGCCATACCCTTGGGACCTACTTCAGCCCCAGGATGTGATGAGCCGACATCGAGGTGCCAAACACCGCCGTCGATATGAACTCTTGGGCGGTATCAGCCTGTTATCCCCGGAGTACCTTTTATCCGTTGAGCGATGGCCCTTCCATTCAGAACCACCGGATCACTATGACCTGCTTTCGCACCTGCCCGAGCCGTCACTCTCGCAGTCAAGCCAGCTTATGCCATTGCACTAACCTCACGATGTCCGACCGTGATTAGCTGACCTTCGTACTCCTCCGTTACGCTTTGGGAGGAGACCGCCCCAGTCAAACTACCCACCAGACACTGTCCGCAGCCCGGATTACGGGCCTACGTTAGAACACCAGCCATTAAAGGGTGGTATTTCAAGGGCGGCTCCACGCGGACTGGCGTCCGCGCTTCAAAGCCTCCCACCTATCCTGCACATCAAGGACCGGTGTTCAGTGTCAAGCTGTAGTAAAGGTTCACGGGGTCTTTCCGTCTTGCCGCGGGTACACTGCATCTTCACAGCGAGTTCAATTTCACTGAGTCTCGGGTGGAGACAGCCTGGCCATCATTACGCCATTCGTGCAGGTCGGAACTTACCCGACAAGGAATTTCGCTACCTTAGGACCGTTATAGTTACGGCCGCCGTTTACCGGGGCTTCGATCAAGAGCTTCGCGTTGCCGCTGACCCCATCAATTAACCTTCCGGCACCGGGCAGGCGTCACACCGTATACGTCCACTTTCGTGTTTGCACAGTGCTGTGTTTTTAATAAACAGTTGCAGCCAGCTGGTATCTTCGACTGGCCTCGGCTCCGGGAGCAAGTCCCCTCACCTACGCGCCAGCGTGCCTTCTCCCGAAGTTACGGCACCATTTTGCCTAGTTCCTTCACCCGAGTTCTCTCAAGCGCCTTGGTATTCTCTACCTGACCACCTGTGTCGGTTTGGGGTACGATTCCGCGTTACCTGGAGCTTAGAGGCTTTTCCTGGAAGCAGGGCATTTGTTGCTTCAGCGCCGTAGCGCCTCGTCATCACGCCTCAGCCTTAAGCATCCGGATTTGCCTGGATGCTCAGCCTACACGCTTAAACCGGGACAACCGTCGCCCGGCCAACATAGCCTTCTCCGTCCCCCTTCGCAGTAACGCCGAGTACGGGAATATTAACCCGTTTCCCATCGACTACGCCTTTCGGCCTCGCCTTAGGGGTCGACTCACCCTGCCCCGATTAACGTTGGACAGGAACCCTTGGTCTTCCGGCGAGCGGGCTTTTCACCCGCTTTATCGTTACTTATGTCAGCATTCGCACTTCTGATACCTCCAGCATGCCTCACAGCACACCTTCGCAGGCTTACAGAACGCTCCCCTACCCAACAACACTTACGTGTCGCTGCCGCAGCTTCGGTGCATGGTTTAGCCCCGTTACATCTTCCGCGCAGGCCGACTCGACCAGTGAGCTATTACGCTTTCTTTAAATGATGGCTGCTTCTAAGCCAACATCCTGGCTGTCTGGGCCTTCCCACATCGTTTCCCACTTAACCATGACTTTGGGACCTTAGCTGGCGGTCTGGGTTGTTTCCCTCTTCACGACGGACGTTAGCACCCGCCGTGTGTCTCCCGTGATAACATTCTCCGGTATTCGCAGTTTGCATCGGGTTGGTAAGCCGGGATGGCCCCCTAGCCGAAACAGTGCTCTACCCCCGGAGATGAATTCACGAGGCGCTACCTAAATAGCTTTCGGGGAGAACCAGCTATCTCCCGGTTTGATTGGCCTTTCACCCCCAGCCACAGGTCATCCGCTAATTTTTCAACATTAGTCGGTTCGGTCCTCCAGTTAGTGTTACCCAACCTTCAACCTGCCCATGGCTAGATCACCGGGTTTCGGGTCTATACCCTGCAACTTAGCGCCCGGTTAAGACTCGGTTTCCCTTCGGCTCCCCTATGCGGTTAACCTTGCTACAGAATATAAGTCGCTGACCCATTATACAAAAGGTACGCAGTCACCTAACAAGTAGGCTCCCACTGCTTGTACGTACACGGTTTCAGGTTCTGTTTCACTCCCCTCGCCGGGGTTCTTTTCGCCTTTCCCTCACGGTACTGGTTCACTATCGGTCAGTCAGGAGTATTTAGCCTTGGAGGATGGTCCCCCCATGTTCAGACAGGATACCACGTGTCCCGCCCTACTCGTCGAACTCACAGCGCATGCGCTTTTGTGTACGGGACTGTCACCCTGTACCGTGCGCCTTTCCAGACGCTTCCACTAACACACGCGCTGATTCAGGTTCTGGGCTCTTCCCCGTTCGCTCGCCGCTACTCAGGGAATCTCGGTTGATTTCTTTTCCTCGGGGTACTTAGATGTTTCAGTTCCCCCGGTTCGCCTCATGCCACTATGTATTCATGACATGATAGTGCAACGGATTGCACTGGGTTTCCCCATTCGGGTATCGCCGATTATTGCGGTTCATATCACCTTGCCGGCGCTTATCGCAGATTAGCACGCCCTTCATCGCCTCTGACTGCCAGGGCATCCACCGTGTACGCTTCGTCGCTTAACCTCACAACCCGCAAGCGTCTCGTGAGACACTTACCGGCGCGAGAAATTGAGAGACTCTGAACGGCTTCTGTAAAAAAGCCGCTCTTTCAAATTTTCAGCTTGTTCCGGATTGTTAAAGAGCAATATCTTAAAGCCGACTCGCTAAAGTCAGTTTTAAGATATGGGGGCAGGTAACTTTCACTTACGTACCAGCAAGTGGCGTCCCCTAGGGGATTCGAACCCCTGTTACCGCCGTGAAAGGGCGGTGTCCTGGGCCTCTAGACGAAGGGGACACTGAGTCTGCTTCGCAAGACGCCTTGCTCATGCTTTCTATCAGACAATCTGTGTGAGCACTTCACCGAATGGTATCCGCTGGTAAGGAGGTGATCCAACCGCAGGTTCCCCTACGGTTACCTTGTTACGACTTCACCCCAGTCATGAATCACAAAGTGGTAAGCGCCCTCCCGAAGGTTAAGCTACCTACTTCTTTTGCAACCCACTCCCATGGTGTGACGGGCGGTGTGTACAAGGCCCGGGAACGTATTCACCGTGGCATTCTGATCCACGATTACTAGCGATTCCGACTTCACGGAGTCGAGTTGCAGACTCCGATCCGGACTACGACGCACTTTGTGAGGTCCGCTTGCTCTCGCGAGGTCGCTTCTCTTTGTATGCGCCATTGTAGCACGTGTGTAGCCCTGGTCGTAAGGGCCATGATGACTTGACGTCATCCCCACCTTCCTCCGGTTTATCACCGGCAGTCTCCTTTGAGTTCCCGCCATCACGCGCTGGCAACAAAGGATAAGGGTTGCGCTCGTTGCGGGACTTAACCCAACATTTCACAACACGAGCTGACGACAGCCATGCAGCACCTGTCTCACGGCTCCCGAAGGCACAACCGCATCTCTGCAGTCTTCCGTGGATGTCAAGACCAGGTAAGGTTCTTCGCGTTGCATCGAATTAAACCACATGCTCCACCGCTTGTGCGGGCCCCCGTCAATTCATTTGAGTTTTAACCTTGCGGCCGTACTCCCCAGGCGGTCGACTTAACGCGTTAGCTCCGGAAGCCACGAGTCAAGCTCACAGCCTCCAAGTCGACATCGTTTACGGCGTGGACTACCAGGGTATCTAATCCTGTTTGCTCCCCACGCTTTCGCACCTGAGCGTCAGTCTTCGTCCAGGGGGCCGCCTTCGCCACCGGTATTCCTCCAGATCTCTACGCATTTCACCGCTACACCTGGAATTCTACCCCCCTCTACGAGACTCAAGCCTGCCAGTTTCGGATGCAGTTCCCGGGTTGAGCCCGGGGATTTCACATCCGACTTGACAGACCGCCTGCGTGCGCTTTACGCCCAGTAATTCCGATTAACGCTTGCACCCTCCGTATTACCGCGGCTGCTGGCACGGAGTTAGCCGGTGCTTCTTCTGCGGGTAACGTCAATGACGAACCGTATTAAGGCTCACCCCTTCCTCCCCGCTGAAAGTACTTTACAACCCGAAGGCCTTCTTCATACACGCGGCATGGCTGCATCAGGCTTGCGCCCATTGTGCAATATTCCCCACTGCTGCCTCCCGTAGGAGTCTGGACCGTGTCTCAGTTCCAGTGTGGCTGGTCATCCTCTCAGACCAGCTAGGGATCGTCGCCTTGGTGAGCCGTTACCCCACCAACAAGCTAATCCCATCTGGGCACATCCGATGGCGTGAGGCCCGAAGGTCCCCCACTTTGGTCCGAAGACGTTATGCGGTATTAGCCACCGTTTCCAGTGGTTATCCCCCTCCATCGGGCAGTTTCCCAGACATTACTCACCCGTCCGCCACTCGTCGGCAAAGAAGCAAGCTTCTTCCCGCTACCGTTCGACTTGCATGTGTTAGGCCTGCCGCCAGCGTTCAATCTGAGCCATGATCAAACTCTTCAATTAAAGTCTGATGCTCAGAGAAAAACGTCGTAATGAATTACGTGTTCACTCAGAGACTTTGATACTGCAATTAGTTTGCGATATCCGTTCCGTGAGTGCCCACACAGATTGTCTGATAAATTGTTAAAGAGCAGTGCAACAGGGCGCTTCGCCGTGTTGCGAGGTGGCGTATATTACGCTTTCCTCTTTCAGAGTCAACCCCTTTTTCGGGAAGTTTTTCTCCGGCGATTCAGAACCGCTGAACCGCTCAACACCGCGTGGCGTAAGCCGCTGTGCCGTGTCGATGGAGGCGCATTATAGGGAGTTCTCGCGGCGCTGCAACCGCTAAATTGCAATAAAATGACTGTTTGCTGCAATCCTCAGCAAAAGCCGGGTTTATACCCAGTTATCCACAGAATTACCCACATTGCGCCAGCCATTTAATTTAGACGAGCATCGCGCAAACGTTTTCGCTACAATGCCAGCCGACGTTAGCAATGCCCCTGATGGGGCGTTACCTGAAGCTTACGGCTGTATTAATTCTTAAGCTTGATGTAACGCTCTTTACTTGCGAACCAAAGCCAAGGGATAAAACCACCATGCAACAACGTCGCCCTGTACGCCGTGCTCTGCTCAGCGTTTCTGATAAAGCCGGTATCGTCGAATTCGCTCAGGCTCTTTCCAGCCGGGGTGTTGAACTGCTCTCCACCGGCGGTACCGCTCGCCTGCTTGCAGACGCGGGCCTGCCGGTAACAGAGGTTTCCGATTACACCGGTTTCCCGGAGATGATGGACGGTCGTGTTAAAACGCTGCATCCAAAAGTACACGGCGGTATTTTGGGGCGTCGCGGTCAGGATGACGCCATCATGGCGGAGCACCATATTGCACCGATCGATATGGTTGTCGTTAACCTTTATCCTTTTGCTCAGACCGTAGCGCGTGAAGGCTGCACGCTGGAGGACGCGGTAGAGAATATCGATATTGGCGGGCCGACGATGGTACGCTCAGCGGCCAAGAACCATAAAGATGTCGCCATCGTAGTGAAAAGCAGCGACTACCAGGCAATCATTGCCGAGCTGGATGCTAATGAGAATGCGTTAACGCTGGAAACCCGTTTCGATCTGGCGATTAAGGCGTTTGAACACACCGCCGCTTACGACAGCATGATCGCCAACTATTTCGGCAGCCTGGTGCCCGCCTACCATGGCGAAACAAACGCGCCAGCCGGACGCTTCCCTCGTACCCTGAACCTGAACTTTATCAAGAAACAGGATATGCGCTACGGCGAGAACAGCCACCAGCAGGCCGCATTCTATATAGAAGAGGAAGTTAAAGAAGCTTCCGTCGCCACCGCGCAACAGCTTCAGGGCAAAGCGCTCTCCTATAACAACATTGCCGATACCGATGCCGCGCTGGAGTGCGTTAAAGCCTTTGATGAGCCCGCCTGCGTTATCGTGAAGCACGCTAACCCGTGCGGCGTAGCGGTAGGCGGCTCTCTGCTTGACGCTTACGATCGCGCTTATAAAACCGATCCTACCTCTGCTTTCGGCGGTATCATCGCCTTTAACCGCGAACTGGATGAAGCTACCGCAGAAGCGATTATCAGCCGTCAGTTTGTTGAAGTGATTATTGCCC
The sequence above is a segment of the Mixta intestinalis genome. Coding sequences within it:
- the purH gene encoding bifunctional phosphoribosylaminoimidazolecarboxamide formyltransferase/IMP cyclohydrolase, with product MQQRRPVRRALLSVSDKAGIVEFAQALSSRGVELLSTGGTARLLADAGLPVTEVSDYTGFPEMMDGRVKTLHPKVHGGILGRRGQDDAIMAEHHIAPIDMVVVNLYPFAQTVAREGCTLEDAVENIDIGGPTMVRSAAKNHKDVAIVVKSSDYQAIIAELDANENALTLETRFDLAIKAFEHTAAYDSMIANYFGSLVPAYHGETNAPAGRFPRTLNLNFIKKQDMRYGENSHQQAAFYIEEEVKEASVATAQQLQGKALSYNNIADTDAALECVKAFDEPACVIVKHANPCGVAVGGSLLDAYDRAYKTDPTSAFGGIIAFNRELDEATAEAIISRQFVEVIIAPSVSEAALKVTAAKQNVRVLTCGTWQQRVPGLDFKRVNGGLLVQDRDLGMVESHQLRVVSKRQPTEQELRDALFCWKVAKFVKSNAIVYARNNMTIGIGAGQMSRVYSAKIAGIKAGDEGLEVEGSAMASDAFFPFRDGIDAAAAVGVSCVIQPGGSIRDEEVIAAANEHGIAMIFTDMRHFRH